The DNA window AGTTGTCGCCGATTTCCGCGATAACAAGCTTTGCTATCGTTGGCTATCCGGAGGCGGACGATGAACGTATCCCTTACCCCCGAACTGGAACGGCGGATCGAAGAGCGCGTGGCAAGCGGCCTGTACGGTTCGGCCAGCGAGGTGATGCGCGAGGCGCTGCGCCTGTATTTCCGCATCGACGATGCCAATGGGCGTGCGTTGGAGCGGCTGAACCGGGACATCGGCGACGCCATCGGCCAGTTGGACCGCGGAGAGGGGATCGCCCCGGATGAGGCCCGGCGCCTGTCGAAGGAGCGGATTGCCGCGCGCCGGCAGGCAAAGGGCGGTCCGGAGCAGCGGTGAGCGGCCTATACACCCTGGCGCCGCATGGAACCCGTTCTGCTGACGCCGGCCGGTGGTCTGTGGATGTGACCGCCGGCGTTCTGTCCGCGTCTTACGCCCCCGGCTCGTTGGCGTTGGGGAAGAACAGCTGCTCGCCGTTGATGGTGTAGTCGGCGATGGCCTTCTGGCCCTCGGCCGAGACCAGCCAGTCGAC is part of the Azospirillum lipoferum 4B genome and encodes:
- a CDS encoding type II toxin-antitoxin system ParD family antitoxin produces the protein MNVSLTPELERRIEERVASGLYGSASEVMREALRLYFRIDDANGRALERLNRDIGDAIGQLDRGEGIAPDEARRLSKERIAARRQAKGGPEQR